Proteins encoded by one window of bacterium:
- a CDS encoding aromatic amino acid hydroxylase, with amino-acid sequence MQNVGQSPAPTAWSSNPQVASLPNHLRQFYVSQNWEKYSPVDHAVWRFIMRQAVHILRENAHRIYFEGLLNTGINLDAIPRIEDMNEILGRIGWGAVAVDGFIPPAAFMEYQAHRVLVIACDMRQINHIEYTPAPDIVHEAAGHAPIIVDGEYAAYLQRFGEVGARAMSSRKDFELYEAIRHLSILKEAPNADPNEVEAAAKLVGERQANLGAPSEMARLSRLHWWTVEYGLIGNMEQPKIYGAGLLSSIGEAVSCLDEGVKKIPYTIAAADVAFDITTKQPQLFVTPDFEHLNHVLDEFVSTMAWTVGGTEGISKAIECNNVATAVYSSGLQVSGVFVEMLPGYGNQPAYIRVQGPSALAVGDQQLDGHGKDYHADGFGSPVGKLKGISTPLEEMTDSELNEQGIVLHQKCHLIYDSGIEVAGRLEKVVRQDGHLVLLCFADCRVTLGSRVLFEPAWGMYDMAVGDRIVSVFNGAADKDAYEQIALVPKERTIKVQPDLKTRKLYNVYKHIREIRDEKSSPELLPELWKILLEEHREDWLASLEILEIMAKREIHRELQPIVREWLDKQAARNPELKGLIADGLNLLYT; translated from the coding sequence ATGCAAAATGTAGGACAGTCTCCGGCGCCGACTGCATGGTCCTCCAACCCGCAGGTTGCGTCGCTCCCCAATCACCTTCGCCAGTTCTATGTCAGTCAGAACTGGGAGAAATATTCCCCGGTCGATCATGCCGTCTGGCGATTTATCATGCGTCAGGCTGTCCATATCCTGCGAGAGAATGCCCATCGGATCTACTTCGAGGGGCTACTCAATACCGGTATCAATCTCGATGCCATCCCCAGAATTGAAGATATGAACGAGATCCTTGGTCGGATCGGCTGGGGGGCGGTGGCGGTTGACGGGTTCATTCCGCCGGCGGCTTTCATGGAATACCAGGCGCACCGGGTGTTGGTGATCGCCTGCGATATGCGGCAGATAAATCACATAGAGTATACTCCAGCGCCGGATATCGTCCACGAGGCGGCCGGGCATGCGCCGATCATCGTTGATGGCGAATATGCCGCCTACCTGCAGCGGTTTGGTGAGGTCGGCGCGCGGGCAATGTCCTCACGCAAGGATTTCGAGCTGTATGAGGCGATCCGGCATTTGTCTATCCTGAAAGAAGCGCCGAACGCCGACCCAAATGAGGTCGAAGCGGCGGCAAAGCTGGTCGGAGAGCGTCAGGCGAATCTGGGCGCGCCCTCCGAGATGGCTCGGCTTAGCCGACTCCACTGGTGGACGGTCGAATACGGGCTGATCGGCAATATGGAGCAACCGAAGATCTATGGAGCCGGGTTGCTCTCTTCGATAGGCGAGGCGGTGAGTTGTCTTGATGAGGGAGTGAAGAAGATTCCTTATACTATCGCCGCGGCGGATGTCGCGTTTGATATCACCACCAAGCAGCCGCAGCTTTTTGTGACGCCGGATTTCGAGCACCTCAATCATGTTCTGGATGAGTTTGTCTCGACCATGGCCTGGACGGTTGGCGGGACCGAAGGGATCTCCAAAGCGATCGAATGCAACAATGTGGCGACTGCGGTTTATTCCTCAGGGTTGCAGGTCTCCGGTGTTTTCGTGGAAATGCTCCCTGGTTACGGAAATCAGCCGGCATATATCCGCGTTCAGGGTCCATCGGCACTGGCGGTTGGGGATCAACAGCTGGATGGTCACGGGAAGGATTACCATGCCGACGGATTCGGTTCACCAGTCGGCAAGCTGAAAGGCATCTCCACGCCGCTTGAGGAGATGACCGATAGCGAACTGAATGAACAGGGGATTGTCCTGCACCAGAAATGCCACCTGATCTATGACAGCGGAATTGAGGTTGCGGGGAGACTGGAGAAGGTGGTCCGTCAGGATGGGCACCTTGTTCTGCTCTGCTTTGCCGACTGTCGAGTCACTCTCGGTAGCAGAGTCCTGTTTGAACCGGCCTGGGGGATGTATGATATGGCGGTGGGTGACCGAATAGTCTCCGTCTTCAACGGTGCGGCCGACAAAGATGCTTACGAGCAGATTGCATTGGTGCCGAAAGAGCGCACGATCAAGGTCCAGCCGGATCTCAAGACACGCAAGCTCTACAACGTCTATAAGCATATTCGGGAAATTCGCGACGAAAAGTCCAGTCCGGAGCTGCTCCCCGAATTGTGGAAGATCCTCCTCGAGGAGCATCGCGAAGATTGGCTTGCCTCGCTGGAGATACTCGAGATCATGGCGAAGCGGGAGATACATCGGGAACTTCAGCCGATCGTCCGCGAGTGGCTCGACAAACAGGCGGCAAGGAATCCAGAGCTGAAGGGGCTGATCGCCGACGGCTTGAATCTTCTGTATACCTGA
- a CDS encoding phosphate ABC transporter ATP-binding protein codes for MTASHLNFFYGKHQALHDVSLDIEKFRVTALIGPSGCGKSTFLRTLNRMNDTIPGTRMEGTIKLENTDLYRDVKDVSSIRTRVGMVFQKSNPFPKSIFENVAYGLKVNGISDKNLITEAVETTLKKAFLWDEVKDKLEKNAYLLSGGQQQRLCIARALAVRPEVLLMDEPASALDPISTSKIEDLIGELKKNYTIVIVTHNMQQAARVSDTTAFFYEGQMVECGETKLIFTKPTKKRTEDYITGRFG; via the coding sequence ATGACGGCCAGTCACCTGAACTTCTTCTATGGCAAACATCAGGCACTCCATGATGTCTCGCTCGATATTGAGAAGTTCCGGGTAACCGCTTTGATAGGTCCGTCCGGCTGCGGAAAATCGACTTTCCTCCGCACCCTCAACCGGATGAATGACACCATCCCCGGCACTCGAATGGAGGGGACGATCAAGCTGGAAAATACCGATCTCTATCGGGATGTGAAGGATGTCTCCTCGATCCGCACCCGAGTCGGGATGGTTTTCCAAAAGTCCAACCCTTTCCCGAAGTCGATCTTCGAAAACGTCGCTTACGGCCTCAAAGTGAACGGGATCTCCGATAAGAACCTGATCACCGAGGCAGTTGAGACCACCCTGAAGAAGGCATTTCTCTGGGATGAAGTGAAAGACAAACTGGAGAAGAACGCCTACCTCCTCTCCGGTGGTCAACAGCAACGACTCTGTATCGCACGAGCGCTGGCGGTCCGTCCCGAAGTGCTCTTGATGGACGAACCCGCATCGGCCCTCGACCCGATCTCCACCTCCAAGATCGAAGATTTGATCGGCGAGCTAAAGAAAAACTACACGATCGTGATCGTCACTCACAATATGCAGCAGGCCGCCCGCGTTTCGGACACTACCGCCTTCTTCTACGAGGGACAGATGGTCGAGTGCGGCGAAACCAAATTGATCTTCACCAAACCGACCAAGAAACGAACCGAAGATTACATCACGGGACGTTTCGGATAA
- the pstA gene encoding phosphate ABC transporter permease PstA — protein sequence MAILGIILFDVVVGGIGTLSWDFVSSPPENGMEEGGIFPAIFGTVFLVILMVIAVVPVGVLTAVYLQEYTDPQSGVTRLLRIAINNLAGVPSIVFGLFGLGFFISFVGGNLDKFLHAGEGPVWGQPAIIWASLTMALLTLPVVIVSTEEALRSIPRELKEASYALGATKLQTIIRVILPQAMPGIFTGAILAVGRGAGEVAPIMFTGAAYYLPYLPAKLSDQFMVLGYHTYVMATQSPDVEKTKPILYGTVLVLLLLTFMLNFVAILIRSKIRTRRVSA from the coding sequence ATGGCGATCCTGGGGATCATCCTATTCGATGTGGTTGTCGGCGGTATCGGTACCCTCAGTTGGGATTTTGTCAGTTCCCCTCCTGAAAACGGGATGGAAGAAGGCGGCATCTTCCCGGCAATTTTCGGTACTGTTTTCTTAGTGATACTGATGGTGATTGCGGTCGTACCAGTCGGTGTTTTGACCGCCGTATATCTTCAGGAGTATACCGATCCGCAGTCCGGAGTAACTCGATTGCTCCGTATCGCCATCAACAACCTGGCCGGTGTCCCTTCAATCGTGTTTGGCCTCTTTGGCCTCGGCTTTTTTATCAGCTTCGTAGGCGGAAACCTTGATAAGTTTTTGCATGCTGGCGAAGGTCCGGTCTGGGGACAGCCCGCTATCATTTGGGCTTCGCTGACCATGGCCCTTCTGACCCTGCCGGTAGTGATCGTCTCCACCGAAGAAGCACTGCGCAGCATTCCGCGCGAACTGAAAGAAGCGAGCTACGCACTCGGCGCCACCAAATTACAGACGATTATCCGGGTGATCCTCCCGCAGGCGATGCCCGGTATTTTTACCGGCGCCATTCTGGCGGTGGGACGCGGAGCGGGCGAAGTTGCTCCGATCATGTTCACCGGCGCCGCGTACTACCTCCCCTATCTCCCCGCGAAACTCAGCGACCAATTCATGGTTTTAGGATATCACACCTATGTAATGGCGACACAGTCACCGGATGTCGAGAAAACCAAGCCGATCCTCTATGGGACCGTGCTGGTCCTGCTCCTGCTGACCTTTATGCTGAACTTTGTCGCTATCCTGATCCGGTCAAAAATCAGAACGAGGCGTGTCAGTGCGTGA
- a CDS encoding phosphate ABC transporter substrate-binding protein — MKNRLVSRFIWSAAVALLMVASIGLSLKAGQTVTLKGSDTMLMLGQRWAEGFMADNPETIIQVTGGGSGVGFAALINGSTDVCEASRPIKPGEVDKLKQRFNTPGVEIPVARDGLAVYLHAENPVSELTIEQLKKIYLGTITNWKEVGGPDQRIIMYGRENSSGTYTYFKDEVLKGKDFAAQTQTLPGTAAVVNAVAKDKFGIGYGGAAYAKGVKFAKLKRNAESPAFEPSLETVRSGDYPLSRFLYWYLRNKPQGEIKKLVEFVLSDKGQEVVSKVGYFPVK; from the coding sequence ATGAAAAACAGATTAGTCTCACGGTTCATCTGGTCAGCGGCAGTTGCACTGCTGATGGTGGCCAGTATCGGCCTGTCACTCAAGGCGGGACAAACAGTCACGCTCAAAGGATCCGACACCATGCTCATGCTCGGGCAGCGCTGGGCCGAAGGATTCATGGCGGATAATCCTGAAACGATCATCCAGGTTACCGGCGGCGGTTCCGGTGTCGGATTTGCCGCGCTGATCAACGGTTCAACCGATGTCTGCGAAGCTTCCCGACCGATCAAACCGGGCGAGGTAGACAAGCTGAAACAGCGCTTTAATACCCCGGGAGTTGAAATACCGGTCGCACGCGACGGTCTCGCGGTTTACCTCCACGCTGAAAACCCGGTCTCCGAGTTGACTATTGAACAGCTCAAGAAGATCTATCTTGGGACCATCACCAACTGGAAAGAGGTTGGCGGGCCTGACCAGCGAATCATCATGTATGGCCGCGAAAACAGCTCCGGCACCTATACCTATTTCAAAGACGAAGTGCTTAAAGGAAAAGACTTTGCGGCCCAGACCCAGACCCTTCCCGGGACGGCGGCAGTAGTTAACGCGGTTGCGAAGGACAAGTTTGGGATCGGCTACGGCGGCGCGGCCTATGCCAAAGGGGTAAAATTCGCGAAACTGAAACGAAATGCGGAATCCCCCGCTTTCGAGCCCTCGCTGGAAACTGTCCGTTCAGGTGATTATCCACTCTCCCGCTTCCTTTACTGGTATCTGCGTAACAAACCGCAGGGAGAGATCAAGAAACTGGTAGAGTTTGTCCTCTCCGACAAAGGGCAGGAAGTTGTGAGCAAAGTTGGGTATTTCCCTGTAAAGTAA
- the folE gene encoding GTP cyclohydrolase I FolE — translation MIVKGHELEQLYAQLLDSIGEDRNREGLRATPKRAAKALQYLTNGYHQNLDEVINNALFESDIQEMVLVKDIEMYSMCEHHLLPFIGKCHVGYMPQGRVLGLSKVARVVDVFARRLQIQEQLTKQIADTIMKYTDAAGVGVVIEAQHLCMMMRGVEKQNSVMKTSCLLGTFRDNPQTRAEFLSLLK, via the coding sequence ATGATCGTCAAAGGGCATGAACTGGAACAGCTCTACGCGCAGCTTCTTGATAGTATCGGTGAGGACCGCAACCGTGAAGGACTCCGCGCCACACCAAAACGCGCGGCCAAAGCGCTCCAATACCTGACCAATGGGTATCACCAAAACCTCGACGAAGTGATCAATAACGCGCTGTTCGAGTCGGATATCCAGGAAATGGTCCTGGTCAAGGATATCGAGATGTATTCGATGTGCGAACACCACCTATTGCCGTTCATCGGGAAATGCCATGTCGGCTATATGCCCCAGGGACGAGTCCTCGGGCTCTCCAAGGTTGCACGAGTAGTCGATGTGTTCGCTCGACGCCTGCAGATACAGGAACAGCTCACCAAGCAGATTGCCGACACGATCATGAAATATACCGATGCCGCCGGGGTTGGTGTGGTTATCGAAGCGCAACATCTTTGCATGATGATGCGTGGAGTCGAAAAACAGAATTCGGTCATGAAGACCTCCTGCCTGCTGGGGACTTTCCGCGATAACCCGCAGACCAGAGCCGAATTCCTCTCTTTGCTCAAGTAA
- a CDS encoding PstS family phosphate ABC transporter substrate-binding protein: protein MIKKFTTAAAITSLLMALVAVAFSTSVAQSGKPTKAGTITIKGSDTLVRLGQRWAEEYMKLHPGVVVQVSGGGTGTGIAALLNGSTDICEASRDMEKKEYAMAEQKGIKPTRYAVALDGIAIFVHKDNPIKSLTLGQLKDIYTGKLTNWKEFGGPDKRIIIYSRENNSGTYAFFKEHVLLKRDFAPEVQTLPGTASVVNTVGKDLYGIGYGGIAWESNVRHLAVKVDDASPAIEPNMETITNGTYPIARELYWFFNGVPTGEAKALLNWALSEAGQTVAESVDYIPLPKEIAAKNMVP from the coding sequence ATGATTAAGAAGTTCACCACGGCCGCAGCCATCACGTCACTTCTGATGGCACTCGTCGCGGTCGCGTTTAGCACATCCGTCGCTCAATCCGGCAAACCAACCAAAGCCGGTACAATCACTATCAAAGGATCCGACACCCTCGTCCGACTCGGTCAGCGATGGGCCGAGGAGTATATGAAGTTGCACCCGGGCGTGGTGGTTCAAGTGTCTGGCGGTGGCACCGGTACGGGCATTGCGGCACTCTTGAACGGAAGTACTGATATCTGCGAAGCCTCGCGCGATATGGAAAAGAAAGAGTATGCGATGGCTGAGCAGAAGGGGATCAAGCCGACCCGTTACGCGGTCGCCCTCGACGGTATCGCGATCTTTGTTCATAAGGACAACCCGATCAAGTCGCTCACTCTCGGGCAGCTCAAAGACATCTACACCGGCAAACTCACCAACTGGAAAGAGTTTGGCGGACCGGACAAACGCATCATCATTTATAGCCGCGAAAATAACTCCGGAACCTACGCCTTCTTCAAAGAGCATGTCCTGCTCAAACGCGATTTTGCACCCGAAGTCCAGACACTCCCCGGAACCGCCTCGGTCGTTAATACGGTCGGCAAAGACCTCTACGGCATCGGCTATGGCGGCATCGCCTGGGAATCCAATGTTCGCCACCTGGCAGTAAAAGTTGATGACGCTTCCCCGGCTATCGAACCGAACATGGAAACGATCACCAACGGCACCTACCCGATCGCGCGCGAACTCTATTGGTTCTTTAACGGCGTGCCGACCGGTGAAGCGAAAGCCCTGCTCAACTGGGCGCTCTCCGAGGCCGGCCAGACAGTCGCTGAGTCAGTCGACTACATTCCGCTGCCGAAAGAGATCGCAGCCAAAAACATGGTGCCGTAG
- the phoU gene encoding phosphate signaling complex protein PhoU — MSTHLRREIEKLKRQLLTLSAIVEGSVQKAVRSISERDAKLARQVLDTDGTIDQMEVDVEEECLKILALHQPVATDLRFIIAVLKINNDLERIGDLSVNIAERAIYLSGQEKIEIPFDFPKMSALTQSMLHRSLDALVNADRALADAVCAADDELDKINREMYSRVKAGIRNQPERLDSLIHLLAVSRQLERIGDHATNIAEDVIYMIEGTIVRHGGPENNQIPNGQLV; from the coding sequence ATGTCAACCCATCTCCGTCGGGAAATCGAGAAACTCAAACGCCAGTTGCTGACGCTCTCAGCCATTGTGGAGGGGTCCGTTCAGAAAGCCGTCCGCTCCATTTCGGAACGAGACGCTAAACTGGCGCGTCAGGTTCTGGATACTGATGGCACGATCGACCAGATGGAAGTTGATGTCGAAGAAGAGTGCCTCAAGATACTCGCTCTGCATCAGCCAGTCGCTACCGACCTTCGGTTTATTATCGCCGTCCTCAAGATCAACAATGATCTCGAACGGATCGGCGACCTGTCGGTGAATATCGCCGAACGCGCGATCTACCTCTCCGGTCAGGAGAAGATCGAGATCCCGTTTGATTTTCCGAAAATGTCGGCGCTGACACAGTCGATGCTTCACCGTTCGCTGGATGCACTGGTCAATGCGGATCGGGCGCTGGCCGATGCCGTCTGCGCCGCAGACGATGAATTGGACAAGATCAATCGCGAGATGTACTCGCGGGTCAAAGCGGGTATCCGCAATCAACCGGAACGGCTCGACTCGCTCATCCATCTCTTGGCGGTCTCCCGCCAGCTCGAACGGATCGGTGACCATGCCACCAATATCGCCGAGGATGTCATCTATATGATCGAGGGGACGATCGTACGCCACGGTGGACCGGAGAATAACCAGATCCCGAACGGCCAATTGGTTTAA
- the pstC gene encoding phosphate ABC transporter permease subunit PstC gives MEQLDRFQFKPKSKLREFLGEKFIALNAYAALIAIILIFIFIFKEAIPIFADKVTQEEVTIDRMIFKQAFYEDEDPKFIWQPNSDIPKYSLMPLFIGTLKAALVAMLFAVPLGVMAAIYTSEFASKRTKEIIKPVIELLAGIPSVVLGFFALIVLASFLQSAFGLTYRLNALNAGLALGITIIPVIFTIAEDAMSAVPQSLRDAAIALGANPWQVSFTMVLPAAMPGIAAGIVLGFGRAIGETMIVLMASGNAAISSTSFTDSIRTFSATIAAELAEVVFGSPHYSVLFLIGTLLFIFTFLTNLGGDIILTKLRERLQGKMS, from the coding sequence ATGGAACAACTTGATCGCTTTCAGTTTAAGCCGAAATCCAAACTCCGTGAGTTCCTGGGCGAAAAATTCATTGCCCTGAATGCCTACGCGGCCCTGATCGCGATCATCCTGATCTTCATCTTTATCTTCAAAGAAGCCATCCCGATCTTCGCCGACAAAGTGACACAGGAAGAAGTCACCATCGACCGGATGATCTTCAAACAGGCGTTCTATGAAGATGAAGATCCGAAGTTTATCTGGCAGCCGAATTCCGATATTCCAAAGTACTCGTTGATGCCGCTCTTTATCGGCACACTCAAGGCGGCGCTCGTTGCCATGCTGTTTGCCGTGCCGCTCGGAGTCATGGCCGCCATCTACACGTCCGAATTTGCCAGTAAACGAACCAAGGAGATCATCAAGCCGGTGATCGAATTGCTGGCCGGGATCCCTTCTGTGGTATTGGGATTTTTCGCCCTGATCGTTCTCGCCAGTTTTCTGCAGAGTGCATTCGGGCTAACCTATCGGCTTAATGCCCTGAATGCCGGACTCGCCCTTGGCATCACCATCATCCCGGTCATCTTCACGATCGCCGAGGATGCCATGTCCGCGGTACCGCAGTCATTGCGCGATGCCGCTATCGCCCTGGGCGCCAATCCCTGGCAGGTCTCTTTCACCATGGTTCTCCCTGCCGCCATGCCCGGCATCGCCGCAGGGATCGTCCTGGGGTTCGGTCGCGCTATCGGCGAAACCATGATCGTCCTGATGGCCTCCGGCAACGCGGCGATCTCTTCCACCAGTTTTACCGATTCAATCAGAACATTTTCGGCCACGATCGCGGCGGAACTTGCCGAGGTCGTTTTTGGCAGCCCTCACTATAGTGTCCTTTTCCTGATCGGAACTCTCCTCTTCATCTTCACTTTCCTCACCAATCTGGGCGGGGATATTATCCTGACCAAGCTTCGTGAGCGGTTGCAGGGGAAAATGTCGTGA
- a CDS encoding SDR family NAD(P)-dependent oxidoreductase, whose amino-acid sequence MQRILITGASRGIGRAIAEQLAEPDTRLLLQGRDMAALENTAAVVTAKGAQTELLRFDLGRRDEVFELLKKLDSIPIDIFINNAGVGMVAPLEQVTQEDWDLTVAVNVTAPFLLCQRLVPQMKAGASIVNILSGAAKIGFPGWTSYCMSKFAMDGFAKALREELRPRGIRVINIYPGATDTDIWDQVPGDWPREKMMKAESVGMAVKAALEQPANILVEDITLGIISGRL is encoded by the coding sequence ATGCAGCGTATTTTGATCACCGGCGCCAGTCGCGGCATCGGGCGCGCTATCGCCGAACAGCTCGCCGAACCGGATACGCGCCTGCTCCTGCAAGGTCGTGATATGGCTGCTCTCGAAAACACTGCGGCCGTTGTAACAGCCAAGGGCGCGCAAACCGAACTACTTCGCTTTGACCTTGGCCGCCGGGATGAAGTGTTCGAATTGCTTAAAAAGCTCGACTCTATCCCCATTGACATCTTCATCAACAATGCCGGCGTCGGCATGGTCGCGCCGCTTGAGCAGGTCACACAAGAGGATTGGGACCTTACTGTTGCCGTAAATGTCACCGCGCCATTTCTCCTCTGCCAGCGTCTCGTCCCGCAGATGAAAGCCGGAGCGAGTATCGTCAATATTCTCTCGGGCGCCGCCAAGATCGGCTTCCCCGGATGGACCAGCTATTGCATGAGTAAGTTTGCGATGGATGGTTTCGCTAAGGCATTGCGTGAGGAATTGCGACCGCGCGGCATCCGCGTGATTAATATCTACCCCGGTGCCACGGATACGGACATCTGGGATCAGGTCCCCGGCGATTGGCCACGAGAGAAGATGATGAAGGCGGAATCAGTAGGTATGGCCGTCAAAGCGGCTTTGGAGCAGCCAGCTAATATCCTCGTCGAAGATATTACCCTGGGGATCATCTCCGGAAGACTATAA
- a CDS encoding 6-carboxytetrahydropterin synthase, with translation MYLTLSKRFEFAASARMHNSRLSPEANADYYGAAAGNRYGIGNNYTAYFVFHGPVDESLGMMINVSIIKERMSALLQGRYDHKFLNVDTVPFEEIPPTPENVARMLLLEAMPFFSDTAAKPVALHLEVSPLSSVTAYADGRFERNFWVEFSAARRTCSPHLSDAENQKLFGIASSPMGHGHNYRLRVTVEGRVEPEMGLLVPYRERCAALDQLKQMLDHKSLNDEVPLLKGWPITTESLAKFCFDQLSSHMPMSQVRLHETSWFFAEYQKDRSTTVGVERMFHAAHRLNNPNLSAQANRELYGKCNNPSGHGHLYRVQSTIGGPLDERSGTLADLNWVYNGLGDTISPWAFKHLDAEVADFAEKTSTGENIVSILWPKLDATYNGRLQRLRLWETPNNRFTLRRSI, from the coding sequence ATGTACCTCACACTTAGCAAACGATTTGAATTTGCCGCCTCCGCGCGGATGCACAACAGCCGCCTCTCCCCTGAGGCCAACGCCGATTACTACGGCGCGGCCGCAGGCAATCGATACGGGATCGGCAACAACTACACCGCGTATTTTGTCTTCCATGGTCCGGTCGATGAATCGCTCGGAATGATGATCAATGTCAGCATCATCAAGGAGCGGATGTCGGCTCTGTTGCAGGGGCGCTACGATCATAAATTCCTCAATGTTGACACCGTTCCTTTTGAAGAGATCCCGCCGACGCCTGAAAACGTCGCCCGCATGTTGTTGTTGGAGGCTATGCCTTTCTTCTCGGACACCGCCGCAAAACCGGTAGCACTCCATCTTGAAGTTTCCCCCCTCAGTTCGGTGACGGCCTATGCCGATGGACGCTTCGAACGGAATTTCTGGGTCGAGTTCTCCGCCGCGCGCCGCACCTGTTCGCCGCACCTCTCCGATGCAGAAAATCAGAAGTTGTTTGGGATAGCGTCATCACCGATGGGGCACGGTCACAACTATCGATTGCGAGTGACGGTCGAGGGCCGGGTTGAACCGGAGATGGGCCTCTTGGTTCCCTATCGCGAACGATGTGCCGCGCTGGATCAACTCAAGCAGATGCTCGACCACAAAAGCCTGAACGACGAGGTTCCTCTGCTCAAGGGGTGGCCTATAACGACCGAATCACTCGCCAAATTTTGCTTTGATCAGCTAAGTTCGCACATGCCGATGTCGCAGGTGCGACTGCATGAAACCAGTTGGTTTTTCGCCGAATATCAGAAGGATCGATCAACCACCGTAGGGGTCGAGCGCATGTTCCACGCCGCACACCGCCTCAATAATCCGAATCTCTCCGCTCAAGCCAATCGCGAGCTGTATGGCAAATGCAACAACCCATCCGGCCATGGACACCTCTATCGTGTCCAGTCGACTATCGGCGGCCCGCTGGATGAACGGAGCGGCACTCTCGCTGACCTCAATTGGGTCTACAACGGACTCGGCGACACGATTTCTCCCTGGGCGTTCAAACATCTTGATGCCGAAGTGGCTGACTTCGCCGAAAAGACCTCGACCGGCGAAAATATCGTTTCTATCCTCTGGCCAAAACTTGACGCAACCTACAATGGCCGCCTGCAACGCCTCCGTCTCTGGGAGACCCCCAACAATCGCTTTACCCTCAGGAGATCGATCTGA